Genomic DNA from Leptotrichia wadei:
AGCAAAAAGCGAAAATATCAAAATTACATGAATATATCAAAAATTGTCGAAGAGATTTTTTACATAAATTATCGAAAAAATTGTCTGAAGCGTATAATGCTGTGGTTGTTGAGGATTTGAATATGAAAGGGATGAGTCAGGCATTAAATTTTGGTAAAAGCGTAGGAGATAATGGATGGGGAATATTTTTGAGAATGCTCGAGTATAAGTTGATGTTTTTAGGGAAACAATTTTTGAAGATAGATAGGTGGTTTCCGTCATCGAAGACTTGTAGTAAATGCGTAAATATTAAAGAGAAATTAAAATTATCAGAAAGAAGTTATAAATGTGAGTGTTGTGGGATTGAAATTGATAGAGATTACAATGCGGCACTGAATATAAAAAATATTGGAAAAGAAATGTTGAAATATTAGGAAATAAAAAAACAGGGCAGGGACTGTCCGAAGAGCTTGGTAAATATATTTGGCTAACAAAAGCAGATACTTCCCAAGAAGCTCCCGCTTCTAAAAGCGGGAGTAGTTCACTAATTATATTCCTGAATTACTTTTCCATCTTCTCCATACTCTTTTTCCAAAAATATTTTCCCATTTTCTAAATGACTTTCCATTTCCAATTTTCCAGTTTTAGAATTATATCTCCAGATAATTCCCGTTTTATTAGCTAAACTTTCTTTTTTTACAATTTCTCCTGTATTTATATCATATATTTCATAATATTCCACATAATCTTTAAAATCATCTGGATTACTAAATGGATGAAAATTATTTTTCTTTCTCAAAGTAGATTTTCTATAAAGTTTTCCGTTATCATAATATTCTTCCATTTCTCCAACTGGTTTACCGCTTTTATAATTTAATTTTAAAGAATTTTCATTACCAAATCCAAAAGATTTATCAACATACATTTCCCCAACGGGTCCACTTTGATTATATTGTGCAGAAAATTCTAATTTGCCAGTTTTTGAATCTCTTGCTTCAAATTTTACCATTCTTCCATTTTTTATTTCAAAAGTTAATGTTCCAGAAATATCCAAATCATCAACATAAAGATATCTCAATATAAATACTCTAAACGAAACATTCGTGTTTTCACATTTGTAAATACCATTTTTAAAAGGAATATTTGTTTTTCCAGTATATGGATTAAATTTTTTCTTACTATCTCCACCTTTAAAATATTTACAAACTTCTAAAGTCTGGTTATCTGTATTACCAAATATAACTATTGAACTAAATAAAAGAAGAAAAAGAAAAATTATTTTTTTCTTAAACATTAAATCTAAAGAACATAACATCCCCATCTTGCACAATATACTCTTTTCCTTCAAGCCTCATCGCACCTTTCTCTTTTGCTCCGTTCCATCCATTTAATTCAATAAATTTATCAAACGAAACAACTTCTGCACGAATAAATCCTTTTTCAATATCCGTATGAATTTCACTAGCTGATTTTTGTGCATTTGTCCCTTGTTTAATTGTCCAAGCTCTGACTTCCTTTACTCCAGCCGTAAAATATGTGATTAATCCCAATAATTTAAATCCAGCACGAATTAATCTATTTAAACTTGGCTCTTTAATTCCAAGTTCATCAATGAACATTTGTCTTTCCTCTTCATCTTCAATTTCGATTAATTCAGCTTCCACTTTTGCCGAAAAAGTTACAACTTCGCTGTCATACTGTTTTGCAAATTCCCTAACTTTTTTTACATAGTCATTTTCAGTCTCGCTTGTCAAGTCGTCTTCAGAAATATTTGCTGCAAACATCATCGGCTTTATAGTCAAAAATTGATAAACTTTTATTAATTCTTCTTCCCTTTGAGTAAATTCTAAAGTTTTTAATAATTTAAATTCTTCCAAATGTGCCTTACATCTTTCAAGAACTGCAAGCAATTCCTTTCCTTCAGCGTTTCCGCCACGAGCCAGTTTCTGATTTTTCTGAATCGCTCTTTCGACAGTTTCCAAATCAGCAAAAATAAGTTCCGCATTGATTGTTTCAATATCTCTAATCGGATCAACGCTTCCTTCCACATGAATAATGTTGTCATCGTCAAAACATCTCACAACTTGGCAAATCGCAGCCGTATTTCTGATATTTGACAAAAACTGATTTCCAAGCCCTTCCCCTTTGGAAGCACCTTTCACAAGCCCCGCAATATCCACAAATTCAACTGTCGCTCCAACCGTTCTCTCTGGATTAATCACTTTTTCCAAAGCCTTTAGCCGTGGATCTGGCACACTCACAAGCCCCACATTTGGCTCAATTGTCGCAAACGGATAATTTGCTGCCTCTGCATTTTGTGTTTTTGTTATCGCATTAAATAATGTTGATTTTCCTACATTTGGTAA
This window encodes:
- the ychF gene encoding redox-regulated ATPase YchF — its product is MIGIGIVGLPNVGKSTLFNAITKTQNAEAANYPFATIEPNVGLVSVPDPRLKALEKVINPERTVGATVEFVDIAGLVKGASKGEGLGNQFLSNIRNTAAICQVVRCFDDDNIIHVEGSVDPIRDIETINAELIFADLETVERAIQKNQKLARGGNAEGKELLAVLERCKAHLEEFKLLKTLEFTQREEELIKVYQFLTIKPMMFAANISEDDLTSETENDYVKKVREFAKQYDSEVVTFSAKVEAELIEIEDEEERQMFIDELGIKEPSLNRLIRAGFKLLGLITYFTAGVKEVRAWTIKQGTNAQKSASEIHTDIEKGFIRAEVVSFDKFIELNGWNGAKEKGAMRLEGKEYIVQDGDVMFFRFNV